Proteins encoded in a region of the Oncorhynchus gorbuscha isolate QuinsamMale2020 ecotype Even-year linkage group LG16, OgorEven_v1.0, whole genome shotgun sequence genome:
- the LOC124000419 gene encoding protein phosphatase 1 regulatory subunit 3B-like encodes MPLYLWNDDFCYRTPKSLKPLRPCLNPCLRFKSSAPPKQIKSESAIHEENGKLKRRVSFADHNGLALTKVKVYSLFDNAIDIPLNITDLFSAALKLTEDRLVLDFTQPSSDYLLFRQRLETELVCLENCMLKKRALAGTVKVKNLSFEKSLKVRLTFDTWKSYTDLECHYVKDTYTGSDRDTFSFEVSLPAALIPHEKVEFAICYEVNGQTYWDSNQGQNYRIIRSALKSEGQGSFSSTQQMHSFDLGIHFDHYGSPRCSHGICPEWPRYSGYEEIQPYY; translated from the coding sequence ATGCCGCTCTACCTGTGGAACGATGACTTCTGCTACAGGACCCCAAAATCACTGAAACCACTACGACCCTGTCTGAACCCTTGCCTGAGGTTCAAATCCTCTGCTCCTCCTAAGCAGATTAAATCAGAGAGCGCTATTCATGAGGAGAATGGGAAACTCAAAAGGCGAGTGTCCTTTGCCGACCACAATGGCCTGGCCCTCACCAAGGTGAAGGTTTATTCCCTGTTCGACAATGCTATTGACATTCCACTCAACATCACAGATCTGTTCAGCGCTGCGCTCAAATTAACTGAGGACAGACTGGTGCTGGATTTCACCCAGCCCTCTTCTGACTACCTGCTCTTCCGCCAGCGTTTGGAGACCGAGCTTGTCTGCTTGGAAAACTGCATGTTGAAAAAGAGGGCACTGGCTGGAACTGTGAAGGTAAAAAACCTGTCCTTTGAGAAGTCTCTAAAGGTGCGTTTGACCTTTGACACCTGGAAAAGCTACACCGACTTGGAGTGCCATTATGTTAAGGACACATACACGGGCTCGGACCGTGATACCTTCTCCTTCGAGGTTTCCCTTCCAGCTGCACTGATACCACACGAGAAGGTAGAGTTTGCCATCTGCTATGAAGTGAATGGCCAGACATACTGGGACAGCAACCAGGGCCAGAACTACAGGATTATCCGGTCTGCTCTGAAGAGTGAAGGCCAGGGTAGCTTCAGCAGTACCCAGCAGATGCACTCCTTTGATTTGGGAATTCACTTCGATCACTACGGTAGTCCCAGGTGCTCTCATGGGATCTGCCCAGAGTGGCCAAGATATTCAGGATATGAGGAGATTCAACCTTACTACTGA